GACAAGGGCTTTCGGGTTGTCGCGAATCCATCTGATGTCGAGCATGGTTTATCCGTCCTCAGGTAGCATGTCGCCCAAGTGCGCAGCGGTTTTGGGACAACGGCATGCAAAGCAAAAACTGAAACGCATCGCCTTGATGGCGATGCGTTTCAGTTTGAGGGGCGTAAACCGCATCCTTGATCGATGCAAGATGAGGCTGGGCGGCGGTTGTCGTTTTCCGCCGCTGTCTCGGGCCTGGCTGCGTGCGTTACGAAGCTGCCGGCGCTGGAGGTTCGTCCGGTGTCTTGTCCGCGACGGTCTCGCCTGCCTCCTGCTTCTCGCGCGCCATGCGCTCGCGCGCCTGGCTGCGTTCGATCAGCCGGGACGACCAGATGGCGACCTCGTAGAGTAGGATGGTCGGGATGGCGAGACCGATCTGGCTCATCGGATCGGGCGGCGTCAGCACGGCGGCGACGACAAAGGCGATGACGATCGCCCATTTGCGCTTCTCGGCCAGCGCCTTGGACGACAGCATGCCGACGCGCGTCATCAGGCTGGTCACCACCGGCAGCTGGAACACCAGGCCGAAGGAAAATATCAGCGTCATGATCAGGCTGAGATATTCCGACACTTTCGGCAACAGCGAAATCTGCACCTGCTCGTCGGTACCGGCCTGCTGCATGGCAAGGAAGAACCACATCACCATCGGCGTGAAGAAGAAATAGACCAGCGAAGCGCCCATCAGGAACAGGACGGGCGACGCGATCAGGAACGGCAGGAAGGCGTTGCGCTCGTTCTTGTAGAGACCGGGGGCGATGAATTTGTAGATCTGCGTGGCGATCAGCGGAAACGCGATGACCATACCGCCGAAC
The genomic region above belongs to Mesorhizobium sp. B4-1-4 and contains:
- the tatC gene encoding twin-arginine translocase subunit TatC is translated as MSVSDKEKDEIEKSSAPLIEHLIELRRRLIWSLGGFFVAFLVCFFFAKRLFNLLVVPFKWATKWAGLDPHKVELIYTAPQEFFFTQVKLAMFGGMVIAFPLIATQIYKFIAPGLYKNERNAFLPFLIASPVLFLMGASLVYFFFTPMVMWFFLAMQQAGTDEQVQISLLPKVSEYLSLIMTLIFSFGLVFQLPVVTSLMTRVGMLSSKALAEKRKWAIVIAFVVAAVLTPPDPMSQIGLAIPTILLYEVAIWSSRLIERSQARERMAREKQEAGETVADKTPDEPPAPAAS